The sequence below is a genomic window from Sebastes fasciatus isolate fSebFas1 chromosome 11, fSebFas1.pri, whole genome shotgun sequence.
TTACCTGTAGTCTCccatcagtctgtctctctgtagtcCACCCATTTGTCTGGCTTCTGTCTCCTCCATGTGTCCTCCCTTGCAGAGTGACTGTAATGGCTCGACAACCCTCTCCACACCGGTTCAGCTACCATGTACCGAGCTTCATGTTGCATCTTGGGAAAACAAATCAGTATGTTGGCACATGTATGAGTCCAAACTCCTCTACCACAATAGTTGTCTTACTTGTTGGATTGAGTGGTTTATCTCGTCTTTTATAACATCCTCTTAAAACATAtctcattgtttttctttttctgtgtgtgtgtgtgtgtgtgtgtgtgtgttaccgcAGCAccaggagaagagaggagacatAGTTGCATCCTTGAGGCTTCTTATTGAAGGTGTGAAGGTTATGAGGGCCCCCAGCCAGCCAGGATGTGGCACTTCGCTGCTGCAGAGACTGGAgaacaacatcaacaaccacCTGCTCATTATCACACACCTTCAGCTGAGTGTAAGAAGCAGTCACAGTGATAAGCTGCATGCAAACAAGCACTGATTTTGGTGATTTGTTGGTCAAAAGAAGTGTGTACATGTTGAGGTTAAAATTGCTATAAATGAAGCTGCAACGTTTCTGGATGTCTTGGATACATATAACCATATATTTCACTGTTGATAAGCTCCCAAATGCACATCAATACAGACTATAGAATGCTTTTGAAACAGCCTAGGCTTCTCAGaaactttcacttttgattttATCATCTGGGTGCCTTTTGACCTGTAAATCAAAGACAACCAGGCTCACTCTGTCTTCGTCTCTCGCACAGAAACAGAGCCAAGTAAAATGTAGCTGTGTGTCGATGATGAACATTAACAAAATATGAGTGAAAAACGTGTTGATGGGCCTCTCTCGCACTGATTTGCATTGGATTCAGAGGCATTATCGGTTTCCTCTGGTGGGGAAATATCCTGGTTTCTCATAAATCTGTGGCTCTCTGGAGTATCTGTGCCCTGG
It includes:
- the thpo gene encoding thrombopoietin isoform X1, with amino-acid sequence MALSRFLLLCMVASEVWDAETKPMDFVCNKGARRAMNIVAEMESALSPISLSLCSPPICLASVSSMCPPLQSDCNGSTTLSTPVQLPCTELHVASWENKSHQEKRGDIVASLRLLIEGVKVMRAPSQPGCGTSLLQRLENNINNHLLIITHLQLSQGPVVSPALSCVPRSTQSLSTVLLNYNRLISGKLDRLMVDLEDRCISQ
- the thpo gene encoding thrombopoietin isoform X2, encoding MALSRFLLLCMVASEVWDAETKPMDFVCNKGARRAMNIVAEMESALSPISLSLCSPPICLASVSSMCPPLQSDCNGSTTLSTPVQLPCTELHVASWENKSHQEKRGDIVASLRLLIEGVKVMRAPSQPGCGTSLLQRLENNINNHLLIITHLQLSGPVVSPALSCVPRSTQSLSTVLLNYNRLISGKLDRLMVDLEDRCISQ